Proteins from one Bradyrhizobium amphicarpaeae genomic window:
- a CDS encoding circularly permuted type 2 ATP-grasp protein, whose translation MAEGAAEQDKAGKAQGPREGQRRLAQWVRDYRRLPGIPDEFLGADGVPRPVWNRFFDAFGALATDEVERRFGMADRHLREAGVTYRAPGDSADRPWSLSHLPLLIDEADWKQLSAGITQRAELLERVLRDIYGEGRLVAEGALPAGAIAGSPEYLRPVCGVPPPGGRYLSLYAADVGRGPDGRWWVLGDRTQAPSGAGYALENRLVLSRAFSDLYKSMNVPRVAPFFEAFRDSLRARADRDEPRIGVLTPGSFSETYFEHATLARYLGFLLVEGDDLAVSDNRIHIRTVAGLKRLDVLLRRVDSNSLDPLELDASSHLGVPGLIDVLRKDGVVVANMPGSGVLEARALLGFLPALSRRLLGEELKMPHIATWWCGQKSARDEVLSRLDEVAIEGAYRRGVTGFDSNGPVLASELDAAGRQRLVDAIGARGMDYVGQEVVRLSTMPVWEHGQLTPRPFVLRVFAAATPEGWAIMPGGFCRIAEQADARAVSMGDGARAADVWVVSEKKVSTASLLPATDKVRIRRIAGVLPSRAADNLFWLGRYLERAEATLRLVRAVGSPSGPNKGTAASLQSAERIQRLLVAWGAISQASRATPGRIAAEALQSTERPGSALSLVRAAQRTATSLRERLSPDAWQVITEMADRLSYEVEDDDSVLSAAELTLQELASFAGLAQENMNRAAGWRFLDVGRRTERAINTARFARQFAYDEAGDEDLDILLTLVDSQITYRSRYLLAPILAPVRDLAVLDPYNPRSVAFQVATLNEHIAALPSLKEHGLIEQPQRLAVAVQAMLATAEAEKLEVRTLFALEQDLLSLADAIGLHYFPHGTNASRPEKLTGLA comes from the coding sequence ATGGCCGAGGGCGCAGCCGAACAGGACAAGGCGGGTAAGGCGCAAGGACCGCGCGAAGGCCAGCGCCGGCTCGCCCAATGGGTCCGCGACTATCGCCGCCTGCCGGGCATTCCCGACGAATTCCTCGGCGCCGACGGCGTCCCGCGCCCGGTCTGGAACCGCTTTTTCGATGCCTTCGGCGCGCTTGCGACCGATGAGGTCGAGCGGCGCTTCGGCATGGCCGACCGCCACCTCCGCGAGGCCGGCGTCACCTACCGGGCGCCCGGCGACAGCGCCGACCGGCCCTGGTCGCTCAGCCATCTGCCGCTCCTGATCGACGAGGCCGACTGGAAGCAGCTCTCCGCCGGCATCACCCAGCGCGCCGAGCTGCTCGAGCGCGTGCTGCGCGACATCTATGGCGAGGGGCGGCTGGTCGCCGAGGGCGCGCTGCCTGCGGGCGCGATCGCCGGCAGCCCCGAATATCTCCGTCCCGTCTGTGGCGTGCCGCCGCCGGGCGGGCGTTATCTCTCGCTCTATGCCGCCGATGTCGGGCGCGGGCCCGATGGCCGCTGGTGGGTGCTCGGCGACCGCACGCAGGCGCCGTCGGGCGCGGGCTATGCGCTGGAAAACCGCCTGGTGCTGTCGCGCGCCTTCTCCGACCTCTACAAGTCGATGAACGTGCCGCGCGTCGCGCCGTTCTTCGAGGCATTCCGCGACTCGCTTCGCGCCCGCGCCGACCGCGACGAGCCGCGCATCGGCGTGCTCACGCCCGGCAGTTTCAGCGAGACCTATTTCGAGCACGCGACGCTGGCGCGCTATCTCGGCTTCCTGCTGGTCGAGGGCGACGATCTCGCGGTCAGCGACAATCGCATCCACATCCGCACGGTCGCCGGGCTGAAGCGGCTCGACGTGCTGCTGCGCCGTGTCGATTCCAACTCGCTCGATCCGCTCGAGCTCGATGCGTCCTCGCATCTCGGCGTGCCCGGCCTGATCGACGTGCTGCGCAAGGACGGTGTCGTCGTCGCCAACATGCCGGGTTCGGGCGTGCTGGAAGCGCGGGCGCTGCTCGGCTTCCTGCCCGCGCTCAGCCGTCGCCTGCTCGGCGAAGAGCTGAAGATGCCGCACATCGCGACCTGGTGGTGCGGTCAGAAATCCGCGCGTGACGAGGTGTTGTCGCGGCTCGACGAGGTCGCGATCGAAGGCGCCTACCGGCGCGGCGTGACCGGCTTCGACAGCAACGGTCCGGTGCTTGCCAGCGAGCTCGACGCCGCCGGGCGTCAGCGCCTGGTCGATGCCATCGGCGCGCGCGGCATGGATTATGTCGGCCAGGAGGTGGTGCGTCTCTCCACCATGCCGGTGTGGGAGCACGGGCAGCTCACGCCGCGTCCCTTCGTGCTGCGCGTGTTTGCCGCCGCGACGCCGGAGGGCTGGGCCATCATGCCCGGCGGCTTCTGCCGGATTGCCGAGCAGGCGGATGCGCGCGCCGTGTCGATGGGCGACGGTGCGCGTGCCGCCGACGTCTGGGTGGTCTCGGAGAAGAAAGTCTCGACCGCGTCGCTGCTGCCGGCGACCGACAAGGTGCGGATCCGCCGCATCGCCGGCGTGCTGCCGAGCCGCGCCGCCGACAATCTGTTCTGGCTCGGCCGCTATCTAGAACGCGCCGAGGCGACGCTGCGGCTGGTACGGGCGGTGGGCTCGCCGAGCGGCCCCAACAAGGGCACCGCGGCCTCACTGCAATCGGCCGAACGAATCCAGCGCCTGCTGGTGGCATGGGGCGCGATCTCGCAAGCCTCGCGCGCGACGCCCGGGCGCATCGCCGCCGAAGCGCTGCAGAGCACGGAGCGGCCGGGCTCGGCGTTGTCGCTGGTGCGTGCGGCACAGCGCACGGCGACCTCCTTGCGCGAGCGGCTGTCGCCCGATGCCTGGCAGGTCATCACCGAAATGGCCGACCGGCTCTCCTACGAGGTCGAGGACGACGACAGCGTGCTGAGCGCGGCCGAGCTGACCCTGCAGGAGCTTGCGAGCTTTGCGGGTCTTGCGCAGGAAAACATGAATCGCGCTGCCGGCTGGCGCTTCCTCGATGTCGGCCGCCGCACCGAGCGCGCCATCAACACCGCGCGCTTCGCCCGGCAATTCGCCTATGACGAGGCCGGCGACGAGGATCTCGACATCCTGCTGACGCTGGTGGATTCCCAGATCACCTATCGCTCGCGCTATCTGCTGGCGCCGATCCTGGCGCCGGTGCGCGACCTCGCGGTGCTCGATCCCTACAATCCGCGATCGGTTGCTTTCCAGGTGGCGACGCTGAACGAGCATATCGCGGCATTGCCCAGCCTGAAGGAGCATGGCCTGATCGAGCAGCCGCAGCGGCTTGCGGTGGCGGTTCAGGCGATGCTGGCCACCGCCGAAGCCGAAAAGCTCGAAGTCAGGACCCTGTTCGCGCTGGAGCAGGATCTGCTCAGCCTCGCCGACGCGATCGGGCTGCATTACTTCCCGCACGGCACCAATGCCAGCCGGCCGGAAAAGCTGACGGGGCTGGCGTGA
- a CDS encoding transglutaminase family protein: MIYDIRHVTTYEYESPVSFARCTLRLEPRSGGGQELISHKVEIRPRPSERNVRRDFFGTLTESIVIEAAHRNLRIDSRSRVSVSRKPPARDAVSPSWESIRDVAFEATSLGPSSPVGYVFASPLVPVLRPVSAYAAMSFAPGAGILKGAVDLMHRIRTEFRYDPKATVISTPLDEVFDKRHGVCQDFAHVMIAGLRGLGLPAAYVSGYLRTIPPAGQPRLQGADATHAWVSLWCGAELGWVDFDPTNDLLIGNDHIVLAVGRDFSDVSPVDGIIVGSPKQKLGVAVDVLLVE, encoded by the coding sequence GTGATCTACGACATCAGGCACGTCACCACCTACGAGTATGAGAGCCCGGTCAGCTTCGCCCGCTGCACGCTGCGGCTCGAGCCGAGGAGCGGCGGCGGCCAGGAACTGATCTCGCACAAGGTCGAGATCCGTCCGCGGCCGTCGGAGCGCAACGTCCGCCGCGACTTCTTCGGCACGCTGACCGAAAGCATCGTGATCGAGGCCGCGCATCGCAATTTGCGCATCGACTCGCGTTCGCGTGTCTCGGTGTCGCGCAAGCCGCCGGCGCGCGACGCCGTCAGCCCGTCCTGGGAGAGCATCCGCGACGTCGCCTTCGAGGCCACCAGCCTCGGGCCATCCTCGCCGGTCGGTTATGTCTTCGCGAGCCCGCTCGTGCCCGTGCTGCGTCCGGTCAGCGCCTATGCGGCGATGAGCTTTGCACCGGGCGCGGGCATCCTCAAGGGCGCGGTCGATCTCATGCACCGCATCCGCACCGAGTTTCGCTACGATCCCAAGGCCACGGTGATCTCGACGCCGCTGGACGAGGTCTTCGACAAGCGACATGGCGTCTGCCAGGACTTTGCCCATGTGATGATCGCGGGGCTTCGCGGGCTCGGCCTGCCGGCCGCCTATGTCAGCGGATATCTGCGCACGATTCCGCCGGCCGGCCAGCCGCGTTTGCAAGGCGCCGATGCCACCCATGCCTGGGTGTCGCTGTGGTGCGGGGCGGAGCTTGGCTGGGTCGATTTCGACCCGACCAACGATCTCCTGATCGGCAACGACCATATCGTGCTTGCGGTCGGGCGCGACTTCTCCGACGTCTCGCCAGTCGACGGCATCATCGTCGGCTCGCCGAAGCAGAAGCTCGGCGTCGCCGTCGACGTGCTGCTGGTGGAGTAG
- a CDS encoding DMT family transporter, which translates to MSTSLSTLAVPIVPSRVALRDRPEVRGFTLGLLAASIWGSYLAMARAGVSAGLHATDIAAIRYGVAGLIMLPWLLRHGIVGMAGMGMTNAAVLTLLVGPLFVITGVSGYSFAPLAHGAVIQPAALTLGSIGLAFLVLGDRPTIARVVGVAIIIAGLAVIAGPGLMTGTALTPVGDLLFAAAGLMWAVFTVLNRRWGVSPVAGTAVVSVLSAAVYVPGYVLVIGADRLLAAPLPMLAAQILVQGVLSGVVAVIAFSKAVQILGAGRAAVFPALVPAVAILIGMPITGEVPNSLQLAGLGLVSTGLLVAIGLIALRKPRLP; encoded by the coding sequence ATGAGCACGTCCCTGTCCACGCTTGCCGTACCGATCGTGCCTTCGCGGGTAGCTCTGCGCGATCGCCCGGAGGTGCGGGGCTTTACGCTCGGCTTGTTGGCCGCGAGCATCTGGGGCTCCTATCTGGCCATGGCGCGCGCCGGTGTCTCGGCGGGTCTCCACGCCACCGACATCGCAGCGATCCGGTACGGCGTCGCAGGATTGATCATGCTGCCGTGGTTATTGAGGCACGGCATCGTGGGTATGGCCGGCATGGGCATGACGAATGCCGCCGTCCTGACACTGCTGGTCGGGCCGCTCTTCGTCATAACCGGTGTGTCAGGCTATTCATTCGCGCCGTTGGCCCATGGCGCCGTCATCCAGCCGGCAGCGCTGACGCTGGGGTCCATCGGACTGGCATTTCTGGTCCTGGGTGATCGGCCGACGATTGCGCGCGTTGTAGGTGTCGCCATCATTATCGCCGGGCTCGCTGTGATTGCCGGACCTGGTTTGATGACCGGGACAGCATTGACGCCGGTCGGCGACCTGCTGTTCGCGGCTGCCGGCCTGATGTGGGCGGTGTTTACAGTCCTCAACCGCCGCTGGGGCGTGTCGCCGGTCGCAGGCACTGCCGTGGTCTCGGTGCTTTCAGCAGCTGTCTACGTTCCCGGCTACGTCCTGGTTATCGGAGCGGATCGTCTCTTGGCAGCTCCATTGCCGATGCTCGCAGCGCAAATTCTGGTGCAAGGTGTTCTCTCAGGCGTCGTTGCTGTCATCGCCTTCTCGAAGGCTGTTCAAATTCTTGGTGCCGGGCGCGCCGCAGTATTTCCGGCCCTCGTCCCAGCCGTCGCCATCCTGATCGGCATGCCGATCACAGGCGAGGTTCCGAACAGTCTCCAGCTCGCCGGCCTGGGCTTGGTCAGCACCGGCTTGCTGGTGGCGATCGGCTTGATCGCTCTTCGCAAACCTCGGTTACCCTGA
- a CDS encoding peroxiredoxin-like family protein — MSLQTELDTFKTSWLERVGAETAKLVDDDNAALQSLADRALKAGAQFPQRQLPNQIGGTTDLGALIASGPLVVTFYRGGWCPYCNLELRAFQKALPEITALGARLVAISPETADNTLTTAEKNALSFDVLSDTGGALADALGIRFQLSPAIKALYQKFGHDLPTRNGDGQWSLPMPASYVIEKGGRIALANVDPDYRNRMDPALALSALRKLAIAS; from the coding sequence ATGTCCCTGCAAACCGAACTCGATACCTTCAAGACATCCTGGCTCGAGCGTGTCGGCGCCGAAACCGCGAAGCTCGTCGATGACGACAATGCGGCGCTGCAGTCGCTGGCTGATCGCGCGCTCAAGGCCGGTGCACAGTTTCCGCAAAGGCAACTGCCGAACCAGATTGGTGGCACCACCGATCTCGGCGCTCTGATCGCAAGCGGTCCACTCGTTGTGACCTTCTATCGCGGCGGCTGGTGCCCCTACTGCAATCTCGAACTGCGCGCCTTCCAGAAAGCGTTGCCCGAGATCACGGCGCTTGGCGCTCGCCTGGTCGCCATCTCGCCGGAGACGGCTGACAACACGTTGACGACCGCGGAGAAGAACGCGCTGAGCTTCGACGTGTTGAGTGATACAGGCGGCGCGTTGGCGGATGCGCTCGGCATCCGCTTCCAACTATCGCCGGCTATCAAGGCGCTTTACCAGAAATTCGGCCACGACCTGCCGACCCGCAATGGGGACGGACAATGGTCGCTGCCAATGCCCGCGAGCTACGTCATCGAGAAGGGCGGCCGTATCGCACTCGCGAACGTCGATCCCGACTACCGCAACAGGATGGATCCGGCCTTAGCGCTCTCGGCGCTGCGCAAGCTCGCCATCGCGTCCTGA
- a CDS encoding enoyl-CoA hydratase/isomerase family protein has product MSAEDSSEPTYFSRYAHLRMSRDADGILLVEMHTNGGPIKFDARDHEGFTDAFYEISRDRGNKVVILTGVGDYMADIDFGSFGNVGDANVWSKVHDEGTQILENIANIRVPLIAAIEGKAHVHTEYALLANVIVAAKTATFHDLPHFAGGIVPGDGVYTMWSYRAGAGRTEAFLLSPRPVTAEEAAAWGVVNYLADAGSAVAVARDLAQQYLKQPEVTRRNTRIHFIQPLKERIVREVGYGLALEGASANALVQQMMAASKA; this is encoded by the coding sequence ATGAGCGCCGAAGATAGCTCAGAGCCGACCTATTTCAGCCGCTACGCCCACCTCCGCATGAGTCGGGACGCAGACGGCATATTGCTGGTCGAGATGCACACAAACGGCGGCCCCATCAAGTTTGACGCGCGCGACCATGAGGGCTTCACGGACGCCTTTTACGAGATCAGCCGCGACCGCGGAAACAAGGTTGTCATCCTGACTGGCGTCGGCGACTACATGGCCGACATCGACTTCGGCAGCTTCGGCAATGTCGGCGATGCCAATGTTTGGTCGAAGGTGCACGACGAAGGCACCCAGATCCTGGAAAACATCGCCAACATTCGCGTGCCGTTGATCGCCGCCATCGAGGGCAAGGCGCACGTCCACACCGAGTATGCGCTGCTGGCCAACGTCATCGTTGCTGCAAAGACGGCGACTTTCCACGATCTGCCGCACTTCGCCGGAGGGATCGTTCCAGGCGATGGCGTTTACACGATGTGGTCGTATCGCGCAGGAGCGGGCCGGACCGAGGCATTCCTGCTTAGCCCGCGTCCGGTCACGGCGGAGGAAGCTGCAGCATGGGGCGTCGTGAATTATCTGGCGGATGCGGGCAGTGCCGTTGCGGTCGCCCGTGATCTGGCGCAGCAATACCTCAAGCAACCCGAGGTGACGCGCCGTAATACGCGCATCCACTTCATCCAGCCGCTGAAAGAGCGGATCGTTCGCGAAGTCGGCTACGGACTCGCGCTCGAAGGCGCCAGCGCCAATGCGCTCGTCCAACAGATGATGGCCGCATCGAAGGCCTGA
- a CDS encoding LysR substrate-binding domain-containing protein, protein MKTFVRVVEAGSFTAVATEQNSTQPTISRQIAALEEHLGSRLLTRTTRALTLTDDGRAFYEHALRALEAVGEAENAVGRRRVKPTGTLRLAVPVVLGRRHIVPRLAGFLARYPDLSIDVTMSDSFVDLVEQGIDLALRVGEIADQSLVARKIGMVRRLTVASPAYLKAHGTPRAPTDLARHQCIVYTRLATGNRWHFESKDGPLVVAVSGRYRVDNSEAVREGVLAGLGIAVIPAFAFSNEVEHKKVQVLLRSYEPKPLPLNAVYPSRRFVPLKVRAMIDFLASELEIDPVLSRYGTSAD, encoded by the coding sequence ATGAAGACGTTCGTCCGCGTGGTCGAAGCCGGCAGCTTCACCGCGGTCGCAACCGAACAGAACTCGACGCAGCCGACGATCAGCCGGCAGATCGCAGCGCTCGAAGAGCATCTTGGTTCGCGCCTTCTCACCCGAACGACACGTGCTTTGACGCTGACCGATGACGGTCGCGCATTCTATGAGCATGCGCTGCGGGCTTTGGAGGCCGTCGGCGAGGCAGAGAACGCAGTCGGCCGGCGCCGGGTAAAACCCACCGGGACGTTGCGTCTCGCCGTGCCGGTGGTGCTCGGCCGTCGACATATCGTGCCACGCCTCGCCGGGTTCCTCGCGCGCTATCCGGATCTGTCGATCGACGTGACGATGAGCGATAGCTTCGTCGATCTCGTCGAGCAGGGCATCGATCTCGCGTTGCGCGTTGGCGAGATCGCCGATCAGAGCCTGGTTGCGCGCAAGATCGGCATGGTGCGCCGGCTGACGGTAGCTTCACCGGCCTATCTCAAGGCGCACGGCACACCACGCGCGCCTACCGACCTCGCACGCCATCAGTGCATCGTCTATACCCGCCTCGCCACGGGCAATCGATGGCACTTTGAGAGCAAGGATGGGCCATTGGTGGTGGCTGTTTCGGGCCGCTATCGCGTCGATAATTCGGAAGCCGTGCGTGAAGGCGTGCTTGCCGGTCTCGGCATCGCCGTCATCCCGGCATTCGCGTTCTCGAATGAAGTGGAGCACAAAAAGGTGCAGGTTCTGCTCAGGTCATACGAGCCAAAGCCTCTGCCGCTCAATGCCGTGTACCCGTCACGCCGCTTCGTCCCGCTCAAGGTACGAGCAATGATCGATTTCCTGGCCAGCGAACTTGAGATCGATCCGGTGCTCAGCCGCTACGGCACATCCGCTGACTGA
- a CDS encoding phosphodiesterase, translating into MKLLHLSDIHLTAPGSTIGGRDPRANFERALAHALKDHHDAELMVITGDLSDWGDAADYHWLKQRLDEYPLPVRLCIGNHDRRAAFLSVFPDLSDDNGFVQGVHDTAAGRCLFLDTAHPETHAGRYCDDRLGWLDARLAEHDGPFLLFMHHNPMPVHLAPLDQIRLLDDAPFRRLVGRNRSKIRHVFFGHCHLPLAGSVAGVPVSSLRGTNHASYPLFSETRLLSASDLPQSYGVVFFGEDYVTVHMVEYGYDGPIRIEGSPDYQAWDRETMVR; encoded by the coding sequence ATGAAGCTGCTTCACTTGAGCGACATTCACCTGACGGCACCCGGCTCGACCATCGGCGGACGCGATCCGCGCGCCAATTTCGAGCGGGCGCTGGCTCATGCCCTGAAGGATCACCACGACGCCGAGTTGATGGTGATCACCGGTGATCTCTCTGATTGGGGCGATGCCGCCGACTATCACTGGCTCAAGCAGCGCCTCGACGAATATCCCCTGCCGGTCCGGCTCTGCATCGGCAACCATGATCGACGTGCCGCCTTCCTGAGCGTCTTCCCCGATCTCTCCGACGACAACGGCTTCGTCCAGGGCGTCCACGACACCGCCGCCGGCCGCTGCCTGTTCCTCGACACCGCCCATCCGGAAACACACGCCGGCCGCTATTGCGACGATCGCCTCGGCTGGCTCGACGCACGGCTTGCCGAGCATGACGGGCCGTTCCTGCTGTTCATGCACCACAACCCGATGCCGGTGCATCTGGCCCCGCTCGACCAGATCCGCCTGCTCGACGACGCACCGTTCCGGCGTCTCGTCGGCCGCAACCGGTCGAAAATCCGTCACGTCTTCTTCGGGCATTGTCACCTGCCTCTGGCCGGATCGGTTGCAGGCGTTCCCGTCTCCTCGCTGCGCGGCACCAACCATGCGAGCTATCCCCTGTTCTCCGAGACCAGGCTGCTGAGCGCGTCGGACCTGCCGCAATCCTATGGCGTCGTGTTTTTCGGCGAAGACTATGTGACCGTGCACATGGTGGAATACGGCTACGACGGTCCGATCCGGATCGAAGGTTCGCCCGACTATCAGGCCTGGGATCGCGAGACCATGGTGCGGTGA
- a CDS encoding ABC transporter substrate-binding protein gives MLKSIIAAAALSLAAGSALAQTKTEIVMQYPYPELFTETHKRIAEEFAKVHPEIKVTMRAPYESYEDATQKVLREAVTNQMPDVSFQGLNRIRVLVDKNIPAELGGYIAAEKDFDKQGFHQAMYDIGTAGGKVYALPFAISLPIVYVNLDLVKQAGGDVDNLPKSWDELIALAKKIKAIGNDTNGVTYAWDITGNWLWQAPVFARGGTMLNTDETKVAFDGPEGKFAINMIARLVNEGGMPNLDQPSMRAAFAAGKTGFHITSTSDLNKVTQMTGGKFALKTIPFPDVASPNGRLPAGGNVVLILAKDKAKRDAAWEAVKFWTGAKGAAIMAETTGYMPPNKVANDVYLKDFYVKNPNNYTAVGQLPLLTKWYAFPGDNGLKITDVIKDHLNSIVSGARAKEPEAVLADMTADVQKLLPKTTGTAR, from the coding sequence ATGCTGAAGTCCATCATCGCCGCGGCGGCTCTTTCGCTCGCGGCCGGCTCTGCGCTCGCGCAGACCAAGACCGAGATCGTGATGCAGTATCCCTACCCGGAGCTGTTCACCGAGACCCACAAGCGCATCGCCGAGGAGTTCGCCAAGGTGCACCCGGAGATCAAGGTCACCATGCGCGCGCCTTACGAATCCTACGAGGACGCTACCCAGAAAGTGCTGCGCGAGGCCGTCACCAATCAGATGCCCGACGTGTCCTTCCAGGGCCTGAACCGCATCCGCGTCCTGGTCGACAAGAACATCCCGGCCGAACTCGGCGGCTATATCGCCGCCGAAAAGGATTTCGACAAGCAGGGCTTCCATCAGGCGATGTATGACATCGGTACCGCCGGCGGCAAAGTCTACGCCCTTCCGTTCGCGATCTCCCTGCCGATCGTCTACGTGAATCTCGACCTCGTGAAGCAGGCCGGCGGCGACGTGGACAATCTGCCGAAGAGCTGGGACGAGCTGATCGCGCTCGCCAAAAAGATCAAGGCCATCGGCAACGACACCAACGGCGTCACCTATGCCTGGGACATCACCGGCAACTGGCTGTGGCAAGCCCCGGTCTTCGCGCGCGGCGGCACCATGCTCAATACCGACGAGACCAAGGTCGCCTTCGACGGACCGGAAGGCAAGTTCGCCATCAACATGATCGCGCGGCTCGTCAACGAGGGCGGCATGCCCAATCTCGACCAACCGTCGATGCGCGCGGCGTTCGCGGCCGGCAAGACCGGCTTCCACATCACCTCGACCTCGGACCTCAACAAGGTCACGCAGATGACCGGCGGCAAGTTCGCGTTGAAGACGATCCCGTTCCCGGACGTGGCCTCCCCGAACGGCAGGCTGCCGGCCGGCGGCAACGTCGTGCTGATCCTCGCCAAGGACAAGGCCAAGCGCGACGCCGCCTGGGAAGCGGTGAAGTTCTGGACCGGCGCCAAGGGCGCCGCGATCATGGCGGAGACCACCGGCTACATGCCGCCCAACAAGGTCGCCAACGACGTCTATCTGAAGGACTTCTACGTCAAGAACCCCAACAACTACACCGCGGTCGGCCAGCTCCCGCTGCTCACCAAATGGTACGCCTTCCCCGGCGACAACGGCCTGAAGATCACCGACGTGATCAAGGATCACCTGAACTCGATCGTCTCCGGCGCCCGCGCCAAGGAGCCCGAGGCGGTCCTCGCCGACATGACCGCGGATGTGCAGAAGCTGCTGCCGAAGACCACCGGCACAGCACGCTGA
- a CDS encoding carbohydrate ABC transporter permease — translation MSNAHSIPFRAILRHLLLIVGASIMLAPFIWMISTASKPQTEVFSSELHLIPHQFALWDNLREAFAKANLLRFLLNGVIVTVSIFVLQVMVALPAAYALAKLRFLGRETLFALVLFGILIPPQATAIPVFLLLHEVGLLDSYAALVLPFTISVFGIFLMRQFFKTVPDDLVDAARMDGISEFGIVWRVMLPAAIPAVTAFGIFSVVAHWNDYFWPLIVLNSEQLRTPPLAVAHFRNNEAGTSYGPLMAAAMVIIAPLVIAFLFAQRRFIEGITLTGIK, via the coding sequence ATGAGCAACGCGCATTCGATCCCGTTCCGGGCCATCCTTCGCCATTTGCTCTTGATCGTGGGTGCCTCGATCATGCTCGCGCCCTTCATCTGGATGATCTCGACCGCATCCAAGCCGCAGACCGAGGTCTTCTCCAGCGAGTTGCACCTGATCCCGCACCAGTTCGCACTGTGGGACAATTTGCGCGAGGCGTTCGCCAAGGCCAATCTGCTGCGCTTCCTGCTCAATGGCGTCATCGTCACGGTCTCGATCTTCGTGCTGCAGGTGATGGTGGCGTTGCCGGCGGCCTACGCGCTCGCGAAACTTCGCTTCCTCGGCCGCGAGACGCTGTTTGCGCTGGTGCTGTTCGGGATCCTGATCCCGCCGCAGGCGACCGCAATCCCGGTCTTCCTGCTGCTGCACGAAGTCGGCCTGCTCGACAGCTATGCCGCGCTCGTCCTGCCTTTCACGATCTCGGTGTTCGGCATCTTCCTGATGCGCCAGTTCTTCAAGACCGTGCCGGACGATCTGGTCGATGCCGCGCGCATGGACGGCATCTCCGAATTCGGCATCGTCTGGCGGGTGATGCTGCCGGCAGCGATCCCGGCCGTCACCGCCTTCGGCATCTTCTCCGTGGTCGCGCATTGGAACGACTATTTCTGGCCGCTGATCGTGCTCAACAGCGAGCAACTGCGTACGCCGCCGCTGGCGGTCGCCCATTTCCGCAACAACGAGGCCGGCACCAGCTACGGCCCGTTGATGGCTGCGGCGATGGTGATCATCGCGCCGCTCGTGATCGCTTTCCTCTTTGCCCAGCGCCGCTTCATCGAGGGCATCACCCTCACCGGGATCAAGTAA
- a CDS encoding carbohydrate ABC transporter permease has protein sequence MSDGSMTIDAAVVPARTARRTQPAHGSRRTYAAYALVTPAAALMLVMLLGPLAGVIALSFTDYQLGAPHFSWIGLANYQDLFADKVFWTALRNTLTYVVIVVPGAVVAGLAIALLIQSGTSLRSLYRTIYFLPVMATLIAMAVVWEFMLHPQFGLVNGLLRNAGLPAFAWLQDRSTALYALCAIGIWQAVGFNMVLFLAGLVSIPKQLYEAAEIDGASSGWARFRLVTWPMLGPVTTFVVVISGIRSFQVFDTVHVLTKGGPSKSTEVLIHTMYTEGFEFFRSGYAAAITVVFLVFVLALTLIKSRLADRGVHYT, from the coding sequence ATGTCTGACGGCTCGATGACCATCGACGCGGCTGTCGTCCCCGCCCGCACGGCAAGGCGCACCCAGCCGGCTCATGGCAGCCGGCGCACATACGCAGCTTACGCCCTGGTGACGCCGGCCGCGGCGCTCATGCTGGTCATGCTGCTCGGCCCGCTCGCCGGCGTGATCGCCCTCTCCTTCACCGATTATCAACTCGGTGCGCCGCATTTCTCCTGGATCGGGCTCGCCAACTACCAGGACCTGTTCGCCGACAAGGTGTTCTGGACCGCGCTGCGCAACACGCTGACCTACGTCGTGATCGTAGTGCCCGGCGCCGTGGTTGCCGGCCTTGCGATCGCGCTGCTGATCCAGAGCGGCACCAGCCTGCGCAGCCTCTACCGGACGATCTATTTCCTGCCTGTCATGGCGACCCTGATCGCCATGGCGGTGGTGTGGGAGTTCATGCTGCACCCGCAATTCGGCCTGGTGAACGGACTGTTGCGCAATGCGGGCCTGCCGGCCTTCGCCTGGCTGCAGGACCGCAGCACCGCCCTCTATGCGCTGTGCGCGATCGGCATCTGGCAGGCAGTCGGCTTCAACATGGTGCTGTTCCTCGCCGGCCTCGTCTCCATTCCCAAGCAACTTTACGAAGCAGCCGAAATCGACGGTGCCTCGAGCGGCTGGGCTCGCTTCCGCCTCGTGACCTGGCCGATGCTCGGGCCGGTGACGACCTTCGTCGTCGTCATCTCCGGCATCCGCTCCTTCCAGGTATTCGACACGGTGCACGTGCTCACCAAGGGCGGCCCGTCGAAATCCACCGAGGTGCTGATCCACACCATGTACACGGAAGGCTTCGAGTTCTTCCGTTCCGGCTACGCCGCGGCGATCACGGTCGTCTTCCTGGTCTTCGTTCTCGCTCTCACGCTGATCAAGTCGAGGCTCGCCGATCGCGGCGTGCATTACACATGA